The Ignicoccus hospitalis KIN4/I genome includes the window CCGCAACGTCACTTAAATTTAAATGAAGTCGGAATCTCAGTGGGGTTCATTTTGCGCGCTCTAAAGGCAGACCTCCACGTGCATACCACCTACAGCGACGGCCTGGACCCGGTCGAGGTAGTCTTGGAGGCCGCACTGGAAAAGGGACTTGACGTAATAGCCATAACCGATCACAACACTTTTAAGGGCAGCTTGGCGGCCTCCAAGGTTATAAAGGAAAAAGGGTTGGACTTGGTGCTCGTGTACGGAAACGAGGTGAGGGCAAGCTACTTGGGAAAGTTAATGGACGTGCTCGTCCTCTGCCCGGAGTACCCGGGGGAGGGGTGGCCGAGGGACGCCTTGACCCTTTACGACTGGGCGGAGAAGAGGGGCTGCCTTTACGTCCCGGCCCACCCCTTCGACTCCCGGAGGTACGGCTGCGGGGAGCTGCTCTACGACTTGGAGGTCCACGCGATAGAGGTCTGGAACGCCAGAGCTCCTAGGTCGTTGAACGAAGAAGCCTTGAGGGCCGCGGAGCTCCTCGGCAAGCCCGGGATAGCTAACAGCGACGCCCACGAGGCCGAACAAGTCGCCTTGGCGCACAGCGTCCTAGAGGCCGAGCCCACCCCCGAAGGGGTCTTGGAGGCCATCTTGAAGGGGAGGGTTAGGGTGGTGAAGGGGAGCGTATCTACCATGGGCTACTTGAAGTACGTAAAGAGGAAGCTCTTAAACAAGAGGAGGCGTTACTGAAGTTCGAACTTCTCCATCAACTTGTTCAGCATTCCCCTCTTCCTCTTTAGTTGCCTTATCATCTTCCGAGTCATCTGGTAGTGTTTGAGGAGCTCCTCCACGTCCTTAACGCTCGTGCCGGAGCCTATGGCTATTCTCCTCATCCTGGACCTGTCTATAATGTTAGGCTTCTCGAGCTCCTCCAAGGTCATG containing:
- a CDS encoding PHP domain-containing protein, giving the protein MRALKADLHVHTTYSDGLDPVEVVLEAALEKGLDVIAITDHNTFKGSLAASKVIKEKGLDLVLVYGNEVRASYLGKLMDVLVLCPEYPGEGWPRDALTLYDWAEKRGCLYVPAHPFDSRRYGCGELLYDLEVHAIEVWNARAPRSLNEEALRAAELLGKPGIANSDAHEAEQVALAHSVLEAEPTPEGVLEAILKGRVRVVKGSVSTMGYLKYVKRKLLNKRRRY